A region of Ignavibacteriota bacterium DNA encodes the following proteins:
- a CDS encoding glycosyltransferase family 4 protein codes for MNILVLGNSSVHTARFANQFVNNGDNVYLLSNNYHRINRFDSGVHIITFLERVNKFLANRNNLHFDYINSFIRIVYSTLFINRIIRKYNIDAVLGINLAFSGPVIYRVKKNIKKVVITIGNDYNITKFPNPGFIFHNEFLIRQYCKRIDKIISYDIDYYKPMIDKRGWNFGNWEFIHHFGIEVNRFKPDNSKEFKSFYNFNHDSIIASTLRPARMWFDYDNILNAVKNIVEKHTNFYYIIGKGDNESDVYLRNLISELDLSDNVILADVIAYHELHKHVAIADIYIDPINLNKSSLGENSGISTAILEAMSCGLIPVAPDRPSIRGFLPENSHQFIFEDFDKDLTDKLELAILMRNNQEIKSACRNAVVKNTNWDKNFEYIMNLFVNN; via the coding sequence ATGAATATTTTAGTATTAGGAAATAGTTCAGTTCATACAGCAAGATTTGCAAATCAATTTGTTAATAATGGAGATAATGTTTATTTATTATCTAATAATTATCATAGAATTAATAGATTTGACAGCGGTGTTCATATAATCACTTTTCTTGAAAGAGTTAATAAGTTTTTAGCAAATAGAAATAATCTACATTTTGATTATATCAATTCCTTTATAAGAATTGTATATTCAACATTATTTATAAATAGAATAATACGTAAATACAATATAGATGCAGTTTTGGGCATAAATTTAGCTTTTTCTGGTCCGGTTATATATAGAGTAAAGAAAAATATTAAGAAAGTAGTAATCACTATAGGTAACGACTATAATATAACAAAATTCCCCAATCCAGGTTTCATTTTTCATAATGAATTTCTAATAAGGCAATATTGCAAAAGGATTGATAAAATAATTTCTTATGATATTGATTATTATAAGCCTATGATTGATAAAAGAGGATGGAATTTTGGCAATTGGGAGTTTATACATCACTTTGGGATTGAAGTAAACCGATTTAAACCTGATAATTCAAAAGAATTTAAGAGTTTTTATAATTTTAACCATGATTCAATTATTGCTTCAACTTTGCGACCAGCACGTATGTGGTTTGATTACGATAATATCTTAAATGCTGTTAAAAATATAGTTGAAAAACATACCAATTTTTATTACATAATTGGTAAAGGGGATAATGAATCGGATGTATATTTAAGAAATTTAATATCCGAACTTGATCTTTCTGATAATGTAATTTTAGCAGATGTAATAGCATATCATGAATTACATAAACATGTAGCAATAGCAGACATTTACATTGATCCAATTAATCTTAATAAAAGTAGTTTAGGTGAAAATTCAGGAATTTCAACTGCAATTTTGGAAGCAATGTCTTGTGGATTGATTCCTGTTGCACCAGACAGACCTAGCATAAGAGGATTTTTACCGGAAAATTCTCATCAATTTATTTTCGAGGATTTTGATAAAGATTTAACTGATAAACTAGAATTAGCAATACTAATGCGTAATAATCAAGAGATAAAGAGTGCTTGCAGAAATGCTGTTGTAAAGAATACAAATTGGGATAAGAATTTTGAATATATTATGAATTTATTTGTAAACAATTAA